In one Hydrogenobacter hydrogenophilus genomic region, the following are encoded:
- a CDS encoding HU family DNA-binding protein, with protein sequence MAKKSIVDQIWKEGSVSKKTLYSMLNYVFDLISKALQEGQEVKISSFGTFKVRQTKDRKGRNPRTGEMKVIKAKRTVQFKASKKLTVRLNMLVKKCKI encoded by the coding sequence ATGGCAAAAAAAAGCATAGTAGACCAAATCTGGAAAGAGGGTAGTGTTTCAAAAAAAACTCTCTACAGTATGCTCAATTATGTGTTTGATCTTATAAGCAAAGCTCTTCAAGAGGGACAAGAGGTTAAGATTTCCAGTTTTGGAACTTTCAAAGTTAGACAAACCAAAGATAGAAAAGGGAGAAACCCAAGAACTGGTGAGATGAAAGTCATAAAGGCTAAAAGAACAGTACAGTTTAAGGCAAGCAAAAAGCTGACCGTAAGGTTGAACATGCTGGTTAAAAAGTGTAAAATTTAG
- a CDS encoding sulfite exporter TauE/SafE family protein → MTEFLVVLVASFLAGATNAVAGGGTLITFPVLVWLGTDPISANITNTVSLWTGSLFSALGFRDHVKKGKEHLKALLIPSILGGFAGAYLLVKTSSNTFRILIPFLILFATILLMLNEKLITWTKVHLKGRSYPLVFIAQFLTALYGGYFGAGIGIIMLASLGMVGIADIHIANGIKNILGMTINGIASVYFLFSGHVLWSYAFLMMLGFALGGYAGARLSLRFDRKKVKLFVVLWGFLLSLFFFLNSYHA, encoded by the coding sequence ATGACAGAGTTTTTAGTGGTGCTTGTGGCATCTTTTCTTGCTGGTGCTACCAATGCTGTGGCAGGAGGTGGGACTCTTATTACTTTCCCTGTGCTTGTATGGCTTGGAACAGATCCCATCTCAGCCAACATAACCAATACAGTATCCCTTTGGACGGGAAGTCTTTTTTCCGCTTTAGGTTTTAGGGATCATGTAAAGAAAGGTAAAGAACATTTAAAAGCGCTACTCATACCATCCATATTGGGAGGCTTTGCTGGCGCATACCTTCTTGTAAAAACATCCTCAAACACTTTTAGAATACTCATACCCTTTCTCATACTTTTTGCAACCATCTTATTGATGCTCAACGAAAAGCTTATCACATGGACAAAGGTTCACCTAAAAGGCAGATCCTATCCTTTGGTGTTTATCGCCCAGTTTCTTACAGCCCTGTATGGTGGATACTTTGGTGCAGGTATAGGGATAATTATGCTCGCATCTTTAGGAATGGTGGGAATAGCAGACATACACATAGCCAACGGTATAAAGAATATATTAGGTATGACTATAAACGGCATAGCTTCTGTATACTTCCTCTTTAGCGGGCATGTGTTGTGGTCTTATGCTTTTTTGATGATGTTAGGTTTCGCGTTGGGTGGTTATGCGGGTGCAAGGTTATCCCTAAGATTTGATAGAAAAAAAGTCAAACTGTTTGTAGTACTGTGGGGGTTTTTGCTTTCCCTTTTCTTCTTCCTAAACTCTTATCACGCATAA
- a CDS encoding nitroreductase family protein, translating into MKECLKLITERRSITFFDPTRDIPDETIKEILEISATAPSGYNLQPWEVIVVKDKEKKKQLKEICYGQQKVEDASANIVLIANTKAGFEHVDRVLDSWIDLGYIPAENRDTLRERILEGWKDKEKAKRKAIRDTALFGMTIMIVARAYGLETHPMEGFDETLLKEFLNIDKEKIVPMILAIGYKDPTKKLLPRAYRFKFEEFGRIV; encoded by the coding sequence ATGAAGGAATGCCTAAAACTTATAACGGAAAGAAGGTCTATAACTTTCTTTGACCCTACAAGAGATATACCTGACGAAACAATAAAAGAAATACTTGAGATATCCGCAACTGCTCCTTCTGGATACAACCTACAACCTTGGGAAGTCATAGTTGTTAAAGATAAAGAAAAGAAAAAACAGCTCAAAGAGATATGCTACGGACAGCAGAAGGTAGAAGATGCGTCCGCTAACATAGTGCTTATCGCCAATACTAAAGCGGGCTTTGAACATGTGGATAGGGTGTTAGATAGCTGGATAGACTTAGGCTACATACCTGCAGAAAACAGGGATACCCTCAGAGAGAGGATATTAGAAGGTTGGAAAGATAAGGAAAAAGCAAAGAGGAAAGCCATAAGGGATACTGCACTTTTTGGTATGACTATTATGATAGTGGCAAGGGCTTACGGACTTGAAACTCACCCCATGGAAGGATTCGATGAGACTCTTCTAAAGGAATTTCTAAACATAGACAAGGAAAAAATAGTTCCCATGATCCTCGCTATAGGCTACAAGGACCCAACAAAAAAACTTCTTCCAAGAGCTTACAGATTTAAGTTTGAGGAGTTTGGCAGGATAGTATGA
- the htpX gene encoding zinc metalloprotease HtpX — MGYMIRTVILLGVLTGLFLFVGHLIGGKTGMTIALILAGIMNFIAYWFSDKIVLSMYGAREISYEEAPWLHRIVEELSQKANIPKPRIYLVPMEQPNAFATGRGPGHSAVAVTSGILHLLDEDELRGVLAHEIGHIKNRDVLVATMAATIAGAISYLINMFQWMLLFGGGRDEEDRGGWAGLVGSLLLIILTPIIAMIIQMAISRSREYLADETGAKISGDPLALARALEKIHNYVYQIPAEVNQGTAHLFIENPLSGEGIWELFSTHPSTEKRIERLKELARKMGVYA, encoded by the coding sequence ATGGGTTATATGATAAGGACGGTTATACTTTTGGGTGTTCTAACAGGCCTTTTCCTTTTTGTGGGACATCTGATAGGTGGCAAAACAGGTATGACAATAGCTCTTATACTTGCAGGTATTATGAACTTTATAGCCTATTGGTTTTCTGACAAGATAGTTCTGTCCATGTACGGCGCTAGGGAAATAAGCTACGAAGAAGCACCATGGCTTCACAGAATAGTGGAAGAGCTATCACAGAAGGCTAATATTCCTAAACCGCGCATCTATCTTGTTCCCATGGAGCAACCTAATGCTTTTGCCACAGGAAGAGGTCCAGGACACTCTGCGGTTGCGGTAACATCAGGTATACTGCACCTTTTGGATGAGGACGAGCTAAGAGGTGTCTTAGCGCACGAGATTGGTCATATAAAAAACAGGGATGTCTTGGTTGCTACCATGGCAGCAACTATAGCGGGTGCCATATCCTATCTAATAAACATGTTCCAGTGGATGCTACTTTTTGGAGGAGGCAGGGATGAGGAAGACAGGGGAGGATGGGCAGGATTGGTAGGTAGCCTTTTACTTATCATCCTGACACCTATTATAGCCATGATCATACAGATGGCTATATCAAGGTCAAGGGAGTATTTGGCAGACGAAACGGGTGCCAAGATAAGCGGTGATCCTCTTGCTCTTGCGAGAGCTCTTGAGAAAATACACAACTATGTTTATCAAATTCCTGCAGAAGTCAATCAAGGCACAGCTCATCTTTTCATAGAAAATCCCTTGTCTGGTGAAGGTATATGGGAGCTCTTCTCCACACACCCATCAACGGAAAAGAGAATAGAAAGGCTCAAAGAGCTCGCCAGAAAGATGGGAGTTTATGCGTGA
- a CDS encoding S1 RNA-binding domain-containing protein, with protein sequence MGEFERLLEKSLEEAKEIRRGEVIPCKVIKVDDRNVYVDIGYKVEGIIPREELPDVKEGDQIKAVVIKIARGGSPILSYKKYIEEKYVYFLRSAYEKGRFLTGKVKEKTQEGYTVDINGISAFMPYNEAGRRIKEGSRVVVKIIEFQNTKEGIKLKVSQKAYLAQQEKRKKERLLEKLKVGDVVEGKVIKIDPEKGITLLVQGVLRAFLPKEELSWGRDKNPYNYAEIDEKLRVKVKRIPKDGEFIFVSLREMKENPWEKIKDKINKGDTVSGKVVEISERGLVVEVQEGVEGFVPKEEISYDGEVNYKKGSEVKAKVLEFEPAKKRLILSIKRALPKPWEEFFKKHPTGSKVIGTVERIEGAKAIVDLGGGVKGVIHRSDLSWVRPGRIEEVLKVGEQKEFAVLAIEGRFIKLGLKQLTPNPWDLIKQRYQVGQKVILRVKSAHPFGVFLEFPEGLDGLLPLSEIPKGTEIKEGSEVEVKILEISPEDGRITLTMKEDKEEKKEEVITTSSESGFTLGDILKKKMKL encoded by the coding sequence ATGGGCGAATTTGAAAGACTACTTGAGAAAAGTCTTGAAGAAGCAAAAGAGATAAGGAGGGGAGAAGTAATACCTTGTAAGGTTATAAAGGTGGACGATAGAAATGTATATGTGGACATAGGCTACAAAGTGGAAGGAATAATTCCAAGGGAAGAACTTCCTGATGTAAAGGAAGGAGATCAGATAAAAGCAGTGGTGATAAAAATAGCGAGGGGAGGCTCGCCCATACTTTCCTACAAGAAGTACATAGAGGAGAAGTATGTATACTTTTTGCGCTCCGCTTACGAGAAGGGAAGGTTCTTAACAGGAAAAGTTAAAGAAAAGACCCAAGAAGGTTATACGGTGGATATAAATGGCATTAGTGCCTTTATGCCCTATAACGAAGCTGGTAGAAGGATTAAGGAAGGTTCAAGAGTAGTGGTAAAGATAATAGAATTTCAAAACACAAAGGAAGGTATAAAACTGAAGGTATCTCAGAAAGCCTACTTGGCACAGCAAGAAAAGCGCAAAAAGGAAAGGCTTTTGGAAAAACTAAAAGTTGGTGATGTAGTGGAAGGCAAAGTGATAAAAATAGACCCAGAAAAAGGCATAACCTTATTGGTTCAAGGAGTTCTAAGAGCGTTCCTTCCAAAGGAAGAGCTCTCGTGGGGTAGAGATAAAAATCCTTACAACTATGCGGAAATAGACGAAAAACTAAGGGTGAAGGTAAAGCGCATACCCAAAGATGGCGAGTTCATATTTGTGAGCTTAAGAGAAATGAAGGAAAACCCTTGGGAAAAGATAAAGGATAAGATAAACAAGGGAGATACCGTATCTGGTAAAGTAGTAGAAATATCAGAAAGAGGGTTGGTGGTAGAAGTACAAGAAGGTGTAGAAGGTTTTGTACCCAAGGAAGAGATATCTTACGACGGTGAGGTAAATTACAAGAAAGGTTCGGAAGTAAAGGCAAAGGTATTGGAATTTGAACCTGCAAAGAAAAGGTTGATCCTTAGCATAAAGAGAGCTTTGCCAAAACCTTGGGAGGAGTTTTTCAAGAAACACCCCACAGGTAGTAAGGTAATAGGTACTGTGGAACGAATAGAGGGTGCAAAAGCTATAGTAGACTTAGGAGGTGGAGTAAAGGGTGTAATACACAGAAGTGATCTGTCTTGGGTAAGGCCTGGCAGGATAGAGGAGGTACTCAAAGTTGGTGAGCAAAAGGAGTTTGCAGTCCTTGCCATAGAAGGCAGGTTTATAAAGCTTGGACTAAAACAGTTAACGCCTAATCCTTGGGACCTTATAAAGCAAAGGTACCAAGTAGGACAAAAAGTAATCCTAAGGGTAAAGTCCGCTCACCCTTTTGGTGTTTTTCTTGAGTTTCCAGAAGGCTTAGACGGTCTTTTGCCCCTTTCTGAGATACCAAAAGGTACTGAGATAAAAGAAGGCTCAGAGGTAGAGGTTAAGATACTTGAAATATCTCCAGAGGATGGAAGAATAACGCTGACCATGAAAGAAGATAAAGAGGAGAAAAAGGAGGAGGTCATCACCACATCTTCTGAGAGTGGTTTTACCTTGGGAGACATACTTAAAAAGAAGATGAAACTATAA
- the rpmI gene encoding 50S ribosomal protein L35 → MAKVKMKTNRSAKKRFKITAKGKIKRWRAGGSHYNTKKAKDRKRRLRKPTLVSSGWEDKVRGLLKE, encoded by the coding sequence ATGGCAAAGGTGAAGATGAAGACTAACAGATCCGCAAAGAAGAGGTTTAAGATAACCGCAAAGGGTAAAATAAAGAGGTGGCGTGCAGGTGGTTCTCACTACAACACTAAAAAAGCAAAGGACAGAAAGAGAAGGCTCAGGAAACCCACCCTTGTGAGTAGTGGCTGGGAAGATAAGGTAAGGGGGCTTTTGAAGGAATAA